The genomic segment CCCGCGCTCGGGAAGTCGACCGTGACCTCCGCGCAGGGCCCGGTCGTGATCCGCGTGCCCGCGCAGCTGCCTCCGCCGCACGCGTCGCCGTTCGTGCACATGTCGCCGTCGTCGCAGCTCGTTCCGTCCGCCACGGGCATCGCGGCGCAGCGGCCGGAGGCGTCACAGAAGCCGACGTTGCACGCGTCGGTGAGCCCCGAGCAGTCGAGCGGCGTGGCCGCGCAGGTCCCGCCCGCGCACGCGTCGCCGCTCGTGCACGGATCGCCGTCGTCGCAGGCCGTTCCGTCGGCCACGGGCACCATCGTGCACATCCCGGTGGCGGGATCACAGGAGCCCGCGTTGCAGCCCCCGCTCGACGCGCTGCAGTCCACGGGGGTCGAGATGCAGGCGCCGCCGATGCAGGTGTCGCCCTCCGTGCAGAGGTCACCGTCGTCGCAGCGATCGCCGTCCCCGAGCACCGTCGCCTCGCACGCCCCGGTGGCGGGGTTGCAGACGCCCACCTCGCAGGGCGCGTCCATGGCCGAGCAGTCGAGCGGAGCCCCCGCGCAGGTCCCGGCCGCGCACGCGTCGTCCATCGTGCACGCGTCGCCGTCATCGCACGCCGTGCCGTCCGCGCGGGGCGTCGGCGCGCAGGCGCCCGTGGCCGGATCGCAGGCGCCGACGGTGCAGACGTCGTCCAGATGAGCACAGTCCACGCCGAGGCAGCGCTCGCCGGGGCCCGCGTCAGCCGTGGCGTCGATCGCCCCGTCGGTGGGCCCTGGCCCGGTCCCCGCGTCGCCGATCGTCCCTCCGCTCGCGCACGCCGTGAGGCAGAGCGCGAGCAGTCCCCATGCCCTCGAAGTCATGAAGCCACCCTACGCGGCGCCCCTGCGAGGCACAACGCCGCTGCTTTTCACCGTAACGGCTCCCGGTCTGGCCTCTACGCGCTACACCGAGGAGAGATGAGCGAACCGTCCACATGGCGCCGAAGTCTGCGCGCCGCCTGGCCCTGGCTGCTCGTGGCCGGCGCGATCGGCCTGTGGACCTTCGGCGGCTCTGGCGGCCCGGCCATCGACGAGGGAGCGCCCGCCCCGCCGCTCACCGCGCCTTGGACCGCCGAGGGGCAGTTCGACCTCGGCGCGCGCGAGGGACAGGTCACGGTGCTCGCCTTCTGGGCCACGTGGTGCGGCGCCTGCCGCCACGAGGGGCCCACCCTCTCCCGGGTGCACGAGCGCCTCGCGCCCCACGGCGACGCGGTGGTCGGGGTCTCGGTCGACGAGTTGCCCCTCGAGGCCGTGCACGCGCGCGCTCGGCGCTACGGGATGGACTACCCCATCGCGCTGGCCACCCGCGCCGACAGCGAGCGCTTCCGCGTGGCGCTGCTCCCGACGATCTACGTGGTCGGCCCCGACGGGCGGATCGCCGCCTCGTTCACGGGGGCGGTCGGCGAGCGACGCATCATGGAGGCGGTCGAGCGCGCCCGGCGGCGCGACGCGAAGTAGCGGACCTCAGGCGATCAGCTTACCCGGGTTCATGATGCCCTCGGGGTCGAGCGCCGCCTTGGTGGCCGTGAGCACCGTCATGCCCAGCTCCCCCTTCTCGGCCGGGAGCCAGTCCGCGTGGTCGACCCCGACCCCGTGGTGATGGCTGATCGTGCCGCCGTTCTCGCTGATGGCGCGGCTCGCCGCCTCCTTGATGCGCCGCCACTGCCCGATCTCGTCGTCGAGGTCGCGGCTGAAGAGGAACGTGAAGTAGAGGCTCGTGCCCGAGAGGTACGTGTGGCTGATGTGGGCGAGCACCTGGCCGCGGTGGCCGCCGTCGGTGATCGCGCCGAGGATGGCGCCGCGCACCGCCCCGTAGAGGCGCGGCACGTTCGCCCACGTGGTCGACGTCTCGAGCGTGTCGATGCCCACCCCGTGGTCGAGGAGCGGGTCGCGGAAGTACGGCATCGAGAAGCGGTTCTCGTACCAGCTGTTGCCCGGCCCGCGCCCGACGAAGAGCCCGCCGCGGCGGGTGGCGATGGCGAACGCGTGCCGCCAGCTCATGCGCACGATGGACGCGGGGCCCTCGAAGCCGACCATCAGCACGCAGGGCGCGTCGAAGCCGACCTTGCCGAGCGCGCTCAGCGCGAGGTCCTGCGCCTTCGACGGCTTCAAGACCGCCTTGAACTGCCCGTAGAAGTGGGTCTCGGCCACGTCGCTCAGCCGGAGGGTCGAGACAGGCAACTCGGCTTGCGTGATCGCGCGCACGGCCTCGCTGCCGCTCTCCCAGTCGCGGAAGAGGAACGAGACGAAGTCGCGCGCCTCGGCCTGCTCGTGGATCTTGACCGTGGCCTCCGTGATGACGCCGAGCGCGCCCTCGGAGCCGGCGATGACCTGGTTGAGGTCCGGGCCCGCCGCGGACGCGGGGAACGGCTTGGTCTTCCACTCGCCCTTCGGCGTGGCCACGCGCGCCGCCACGAGCTGCTTGGCCGCCCCGCCGTAGCGGTTGGACTGCTGCCCGGCGCCTCGCGCCGCGATCCAGCCGCCCAGGGTGGAGAACTCGAAGGACTGCGGGAAGTGCCCGAGCGTGTAGCCGCGCGCGCCGAGGATCTCCTCGAGCTCGGGGCCGTAGATGCCCGCCTCGAAGGTCGCGGTGAGGCTCTTCTCGTCGAGATCGAGCAGGCGGTGCATGCGCGTCGTGTCGAGGGTCAGGACGCCCGCCTGGCCGCCGTCCTTGCGGGCCTCCACGCCGCCCACCACGCTCGAGCCGCCGCCGAAGGGCACCACCGCCACGCGCTGCTCGGCGCAGTAGGCGAGGATCTGCAGCACCTCGTCGTGGCTCTCCGGATAGATGACCGCGTCCGGGGCCTCCGTGATCTCGCCCGAGCGGATCCGCACGAGATCGAAGTAGCTCTTGCCCACCGCGTGAAAGGCGCGCTCGTAGGCGTCGGTCTTCACGCGATGCTCGTCGGTGATGGCCCGCAGCTCGCCGACCACCTCGTCGCGCAGCTCCACGCCCGGGAGGCGCACCGCGTCGAGGTCCTTGGGCGGCGTCCGGGGCAGCGTGCTGACCCCGAGGGCGTCCTCGACGAAGCGCCACACCTCGGCGTCGCGCCCGTGGAGATCGAAGGTCTGGGCCCGGAGACCCCACCCATTGAAACGAAGCGCGTCGCGGCGATATCGCATGAGGAGGCGAGCCTGCACTGGCCGGATGCCCTGGGCAACCGGCGTCTTGACTGACATTCTCTGCGCCCTACAGTCTTCGCGCCCATGCCTGCGTCCTGACCTGGGGGCGCGTTCGACCCGAACCGGTTAGCCTGAACGGGTCAGGATTTTCGTGGACGGCCTCCACGCTCAAACCAAGGGTTCCGCTCGAAAGAGGTGGTAGGAACCCATGACCTTGGCACTCATGACCGACCTGAACCGAGAGCCCACCGTCGACCGTTACGCCGAGGCGGACGTGCCGACCGAGTACGGCCTGTTCAAGCTGATCGTCTACCGCGAGCGGGGCACCAAAGACCTCGTCGAGCATGTGGCAGTGGTGAAAGGCGACGTCGCCGGCAAGCACGGCGTGCACATCCGCGTCCACTCCGAGTGCCTCACCGGCGAGGTCCTGCACTCCCTGAAGTGCGACTGCCGCGAGCAGCTCGACTTCGGCCTGCGCCACATCAGCGACGAGGACCACGGCGCCGTGCTCTACCTCCGCCAGGAGGGCCGCGGCATCGGGCTCGGCAACAAGATCAAGGCGTACGCGCTGCAGCAGCGCGGCATCGACACCGTCGACGCCAACCGCATGCTCGGCTTCGACGACGACCTGCGCCGCTACCAGGTCGCGACCGACATGCTCCAGGACCTCGCGGTCGAGTCGGTGGTGCTGCTCACCAACAACCCCGCCAAGGTCGACGCGCTCCGCGACGACGGCGTCAAGGTGAGCGGCCGGCTCCCCGTCCACATCGAGCCGAACGAGCACAGCCGCGACTACCTGCTGACCAAGCGCGCCCGCATGGGCCACATGCTCGGCAACCTCGGCGAGCTGCTCCTCGACGCCGAGTAGCCCCGACCCGCAGCGAGTAGACTGGGGGCGTGCGCGTCCTCCCCCGCTGGGTCTTCTTCGCCGCGCTCGCGTCGAGCCCGTGGCTGGGCTGCTTGCCCGGGGAGCCGGCCGAGCAGGCCGCGCGCGCGTCCATTCGTGACGGAGTCGACGACCCCGGCGACCCCGCCGTCGTCGCCATCGTCGACGAGATCGGCGCCCTGCGCTGCACGGGCACCGTCGTCCAGGAGCGCGTCGTGTTGACGGCCGCCCACTGCGTGCCCGCGGATCCCGCGTCGCGCTTCGTCGTCTTCGGCCCGTTCGTCGAGGGTGATCCGGTCGCGCTGCTCGACGCCGTCGCGCACCCGGGCTGGAGTGGCGACGCCGACGGCGACGTGGGGCTCCTGCTCCTGGCCGAGCCCGCCGCCGCCGCGCCGGTCCCGCTCGCGCTCGACGGCGCGCTCGTCGCCGCTCCGCCCGTCTCGGTGCGCCTGGTCGGCTACGGGCTCACCGCGGCGGGCGCGGGCGACGACGACCGAAAGCGCGAGGGCCGCGCGGTGACGACCGAGGTCAGCCCGGGGCACGTCGTGCTCGGCCCCGACCCTTCCCTCGCGTGCAACGGCGACTCGGGCGGCCCCGTCCTGGTGACCACGGCCGAGGGCGAAGCGGTGGCGGCGGTGATCAGCCGCGGCGACGCGGCGTGCAGCACGCGGAGCCGCGCCGCGCGCCTCGACGCGAGCTTCGAGGGCTTCCTGCGGCCCACGCTCGAGGGCTGGGCCGCCGCGGCGCGCGCCACGGGAGACGCCTGCCTCTACCCGGAGCACTGCGCCGACGGCGTCTGCGTGGAGGCGCCCGACGAGCCGCGCCTCCGCTACTGCGACGCGCCGTGCGAGGCCGACCCCGACTGCCCCGACGCCATGCGCTGCGCAGCGGGTCGCTGCGGCTACCCGACGCCGAGCCCCGGCGCGTTCGGCGGGGCCTGCGCCGTCGACGACGACTGCCTCGAGGGCGAGTGCCTGCGCGAGGACCGGATCTGCAGCGCCCGCTGCGTGACCGGCCGCGGCGACTGCCCGCGCGGCGCCACGTGCGCACACCTCGGCGGCATCGACTTCTTCTGCGTCCCGGATCCTGCGCCCTCCGGCTGCGCGGTCGGCGTGGAAACGCGAACGCGCCCACCGGCCTGGCCGATGGGCGCGCTGCCGCTCGTCTGGCTCCTCTTCAGAAGGCCTTGGGCGAGGCGTCGAGCGCGACCTCCTCGGGGCTCGGCAGATCGGTCTTCACCTCGACCGTCTTCTGCCCCCACCGCGTGCGACCGGTGATCTGCATCATCACGAAGAGCGTCAGGATGGCGCCGATGGTGATGGCGAGGCCGGTGAAGCCCTCCCACATGAACGTGTAGGAGAAGAGCACGAGGTAGAGCAGCTGGCTGATCCCGATGTGCTGCAGGGCGAAGCGCCACCCCGTGAAGAGCCGCGCGTAGGTCGTGACCAGCACGAGCGAGACCCCGGCGCTGATGGCGAAGGACGCGCCGATCTCGAGGTGATCGACCAGGTAGGCGAAGAGCAGGTGGAAGGCGAAGAAGCTCGTGCCGAGGAAGAAGTAGTGCATCGGGTGCAGGTCCTTCTTGCGCGCCATCGCCAGGATGCCGACCACGAAGAAGAAGAAGAGCAGGCCGACGGGGGCGAAGAAGGTGATGCGCGCCGCGAGCGGGCCGGGGTTGACGCGGTTGGGCATCTCGACGCCGATCGGGCGGTTGGCGATCAGGCTCTCGAAGCTCCACACGCCGCGCCAGTGGCCGCCCTCGGTGCCGTGCTCGGTGGGGCTGAGCGTGTCCTCGGGGAAGTCGACCTCGTCGAAGTCCGTGGTGATGGCGAGCCGGAAGTTGCGGACCCGGGAGGTGCCCGCCGCCATGCGGTAGCGCCAGGTCTCGGTGCCGCGGCTCCGGTAGGTCACGCGATAGGTGCGCGACTCGCCCGGCGCGAGCTGCCCCGACCAGGTGGCCTGCTCCGCCGCGATCTCGAACTCGACGCTCTCCCCGCGCTCGTCCTCGACGCCGAAGCCGTCGTAGACCGCGTTCGGCACCCCGCCCGCGTACCCACTCCGGCTCGACGCGAGCCAGTCGGGATCGGCGGCCCGCGAGGAGAGCGGGAAGGCGAAGTGCACCGTGCGCGCCTCCTCCGTGTCGTTGCGGAAGGTGTAGCGGCCGTCGAGCTCGACCGTGTACGTCGGGTACCAGGAGAGCCCGCGGCGGCGGTGCTCGAGCGACAGATCGACGTCGATGTCGGTGCCGACCAGCTCGAGCGGCACGTGCGTCGTCTCGGGGCGCTGGGACTGGATCTGCTGCGTGGTCCCGTCGGGGTTGGTGACCGTGCGCTGCTCGTCGACGAGCCGGACGTCCTCATACGTGGCGCGCGGCTGCCCCTGCTCGGCCGGCGCCCCCCAGAGCTGGTGCACGTCCCCGTT from the Sandaracinaceae bacterium genome contains:
- a CDS encoding trypsin-like serine protease, yielding MRVLPRWVFFAALASSPWLGCLPGEPAEQAARASIRDGVDDPGDPAVVAIVDEIGALRCTGTVVQERVVLTAAHCVPADPASRFVVFGPFVEGDPVALLDAVAHPGWSGDADGDVGLLLLAEPAAAAPVPLALDGALVAAPPVSVRLVGYGLTAAGAGDDDRKREGRAVTTEVSPGHVVLGPDPSLACNGDSGGPVLVTTAEGEAVAAVISRGDAACSTRSRAARLDASFEGFLRPTLEGWAAAARATGDACLYPEHCADGVCVEAPDEPRLRYCDAPCEADPDCPDAMRCAAGRCGYPTPSPGAFGGACAVDDDCLEGECLREDRICSARCVTGRGDCPRGATCAHLGGIDFFCVPDPAPSGCAVGVETRTRPPAWPMGALPLVWLLFRRPWARRRARPPRGSADRSSPRPSSAPTACDR
- a CDS encoding FAD-binding oxidoreductase, coding for MRYRRDALRFNGWGLRAQTFDLHGRDAEVWRFVEDALGVSTLPRTPPKDLDAVRLPGVELRDEVVGELRAITDEHRVKTDAYERAFHAVGKSYFDLVRIRSGEITEAPDAVIYPESHDEVLQILAYCAEQRVAVVPFGGGSSVVGGVEARKDGGQAGVLTLDTTRMHRLLDLDEKSLTATFEAGIYGPELEEILGARGYTLGHFPQSFEFSTLGGWIAARGAGQQSNRYGGAAKQLVAARVATPKGEWKTKPFPASAAGPDLNQVIAGSEGALGVITEATVKIHEQAEARDFVSFLFRDWESGSEAVRAITQAELPVSTLRLSDVAETHFYGQFKAVLKPSKAQDLALSALGKVGFDAPCVLMVGFEGPASIVRMSWRHAFAIATRRGGLFVGRGPGNSWYENRFSMPYFRDPLLDHGVGIDTLETSTTWANVPRLYGAVRGAILGAITDGGHRGQVLAHISHTYLSGTSLYFTFLFSRDLDDEIGQWRRIKEAASRAISENGGTISHHHGVGVDHADWLPAEKGELGMTVLTATKAALDPEGIMNPGKLIA
- the ribA gene encoding GTP cyclohydrolase II, which translates into the protein MTLALMTDLNREPTVDRYAEADVPTEYGLFKLIVYRERGTKDLVEHVAVVKGDVAGKHGVHIRVHSECLTGEVLHSLKCDCREQLDFGLRHISDEDHGAVLYLRQEGRGIGLGNKIKAYALQQRGIDTVDANRMLGFDDDLRRYQVATDMLQDLAVESVVLLTNNPAKVDALRDDGVKVSGRLPVHIEPNEHSRDYLLTKRARMGHMLGNLGELLLDAE
- a CDS encoding inner membrane CreD family protein, with product MKRLFGIAAVWLGCTFAWVVLGSTLLVRSDDSGMTGNGDVHQLWGAPAEQGQPRATYEDVRLVDEQRTVTNPDGTTQQIQSQRPETTHVPLELVGTDIDVDLSLEHRRRGLSWYPTYTVELDGRYTFRNDTEEARTVHFAFPLSSRAADPDWLASSRSGYAGGVPNAVYDGFGVEDERGESVEFEIAAEQATWSGQLAPGESRTYRVTYRSRGTETWRYRMAAGTSRVRNFRLAITTDFDEVDFPEDTLSPTEHGTEGGHWRGVWSFESLIANRPIGVEMPNRVNPGPLAARITFFAPVGLLFFFFVVGILAMARKKDLHPMHYFFLGTSFFAFHLLFAYLVDHLEIGASFAISAGVSLVLVTTYARLFTGWRFALQHIGISQLLYLVLFSYTFMWEGFTGLAITIGAILTLFVMMQITGRTRWGQKTVEVKTDLPSPEEVALDASPKAF
- a CDS encoding TlpA disulfide reductase family protein, translated to MSEPSTWRRSLRAAWPWLLVAGAIGLWTFGGSGGPAIDEGAPAPPLTAPWTAEGQFDLGAREGQVTVLAFWATWCGACRHEGPTLSRVHERLAPHGDAVVGVSVDELPLEAVHARARRYGMDYPIALATRADSERFRVALLPTIYVVGPDGRIAASFTGAVGERRIMEAVERARRRDAK